In Marinomonas posidonica IVIA-Po-181, a single window of DNA contains:
- the queC gene encoding 7-cyano-7-deazaguanine synthase QueC has product MSEKAVVVYSGGMDSFTVLNTAIQQGLEVYAISFNYGQKHSKELQVAAQVCQSLNIPHKIVDITAINSLMANSSLTSDEDIPEGHYESDSMKSTVVPNRNMVLLSMAIAYAVSLEAGKVYYGAHSGDHHIYPDCRPEFVDAMNAVAQIANYQAVDIVTPFLHSSKGEILKAGLDMKLNYGNTWTCYNGREKSCGKCGACNERLEAFAEQGQTDPLEYELS; this is encoded by the coding sequence ATGTCAGAAAAAGCCGTCGTGGTATATTCAGGCGGAATGGACTCATTTACTGTGCTCAACACCGCCATCCAACAAGGACTAGAAGTTTATGCGATCTCCTTTAACTATGGTCAAAAGCACAGCAAAGAACTGCAAGTCGCCGCTCAGGTTTGTCAGAGTCTAAACATTCCTCATAAAATTGTTGATATCACCGCCATCAACAGCTTGATGGCCAATTCGTCTCTTACCAGTGACGAAGACATCCCTGAAGGCCATTACGAAAGTGACAGCATGAAGTCCACTGTCGTACCGAATCGCAACATGGTGCTGCTGTCCATGGCTATTGCTTATGCTGTGTCTTTGGAGGCAGGCAAGGTATATTACGGTGCTCATTCAGGTGACCATCACATTTATCCAGATTGCCGACCAGAATTTGTCGATGCGATGAATGCGGTTGCTCAGATTGCCAACTACCAAGCAGTCGACATTGTTACTCCTTTCTTACACTCATCTAAAGGTGAGATTTTGAAAGCCGGTTTAGACATGAAGTTGAACTATGGAAACACCTGGACTTGCTATAATGGCCGCGAAAAGTCCTGCGGCAAATGCGGTGCTTGTAACGAACGCCTAGAAGCCTTTGCCGAACAAGGTCAGACCGACCCACTAGAATACGAATTAAGTTAA
- the queE gene encoding 7-carboxy-7-deazaguanine synthase: MYSVKEAFYSLQGEGAHAGRPALFCRFTGCNLWSGLEKTRSQSDCQFCDTDFIGTDGQNGGKFRSAELLLKHLDALWPAQQEYKYVVFTGGEPALQLDDALISTMKQAGYTIAIETNGTLPLPQGIDWICVSPKTNKPLVVTKGNELKLVYPQHHLLPNQFETLAFDHFYLQPMDQSHLTANQIPLQDTQAATLNYCLAHPRWRLSLQTHKMLNID; encoded by the coding sequence ATGTACTCTGTAAAAGAAGCCTTTTACTCCTTGCAAGGAGAAGGCGCACACGCTGGACGCCCAGCATTATTCTGCCGTTTTACGGGCTGTAACCTTTGGTCAGGCCTAGAAAAAACACGCTCTCAATCGGATTGCCAATTCTGTGATACAGACTTCATCGGCACCGATGGACAAAATGGTGGCAAATTTCGTTCAGCCGAATTACTACTCAAGCACCTCGACGCGTTATGGCCCGCCCAACAGGAATACAAATATGTGGTATTTACCGGTGGCGAACCTGCTCTTCAATTAGACGATGCATTAATTAGCACAATGAAGCAGGCAGGCTATACGATTGCCATTGAAACCAACGGCACCTTACCTTTACCTCAAGGGATTGATTGGATTTGCGTGAGCCCTAAAACCAACAAACCACTTGTGGTCACCAAAGGCAATGAGTTGAAGTTGGTGTATCCACAACACCACTTACTACCAAACCAATTTGAAACACTGGCCTTTGATCATTTTTACCTTCAGCCTATGGATCAAAGCCACTTAACGGCTAACCAAATTCCACTACAAGACACCCAGGCAGCCACTTTAAATTATTGTTTAGCACATCCAAGGTGGCGTCTGAGCCTACAAACACATAAAATGCTCAACATCGATTAG
- a CDS encoding peptidylprolyl isomerase, which translates to MIILHTNHGDIQIQLDYEKAPKTAKNFEDYVTSGFYDGIIFHRVINGFMVQGGGFEPGMTQKDTRAPIENEADNGLTNDAGTLAMARTMDPHSASAQFFINVADNSFLNHRSKTPDGWGYAVFGKVTAGMDVVNKIKEVSTTVKAGHQDVPAEDVIIESAELVKSEG; encoded by the coding sequence ATGATTATTTTACACACCAACCACGGCGATATTCAGATTCAACTTGATTACGAAAAAGCGCCTAAGACAGCAAAAAACTTTGAAGACTATGTGACTTCAGGTTTTTATGACGGAATCATCTTCCACCGTGTCATTAATGGCTTCATGGTTCAAGGTGGCGGCTTTGAACCAGGCATGACTCAGAAAGACACTCGCGCTCCAATCGAAAACGAAGCTGACAATGGTCTAACGAACGACGCAGGCACATTGGCAATGGCCCGTACTATGGACCCTCATTCAGCTTCCGCTCAATTCTTTATCAACGTCGCGGATAATAGCTTCCTAAATCACCGCAGCAAAACTCCTGACGGTTGGGGTTATGCCGTATTTGGTAAAGTAACGGCCGGCATGGACGTGGTAAACAAAATAAAAGAAGTCAGTACAACCGTTAAAGCAGGACACCAAGATGTGCCAGCTGAAGATGTGATCATTGAGTCAGCTGAACTGGTAAAAAGCGAAGGCTAA
- a CDS encoding UDP-2,3-diacylglucosamine diphosphatase: MTRFFISDLHLSDKRPDLIRAFVQMMDELKAQKTPAELYLLGDFYEAWIGDDYQPEWNQPIELALAQLSQSGWQIYFLHGNRDFLIGQAWLTRIGARLLDEQSELSLEEGKLLLAHGDEYCLADTEYQAFRRTVRSPAWQQQILSLPIEQRIALAAQLRNDSQAMASEKAMSIMDVTEQAVIDSLQQHTCTAIIHGHTHRPEIHHNGQYIRCVLGDWDKYIWFAEVQQGQFKQSRSSVEAFLKQGLEALQTVHQQTLFH, encoded by the coding sequence ATGACCCGATTCTTTATTTCAGATTTACATCTAAGTGACAAACGCCCGGATCTCATCCGGGCGTTTGTTCAAATGATGGATGAACTTAAAGCTCAGAAAACGCCCGCGGAACTGTATCTATTAGGGGATTTTTATGAAGCTTGGATTGGTGATGATTATCAACCCGAATGGAATCAACCGATTGAACTTGCCTTAGCACAATTATCTCAATCCGGTTGGCAGATCTACTTTCTGCACGGCAATCGTGATTTTTTAATTGGGCAAGCTTGGCTAACCCGTATTGGTGCCAGATTACTCGACGAACAAAGCGAACTTAGCCTGGAAGAAGGCAAGCTTTTGCTTGCTCATGGGGATGAATATTGCTTAGCCGATACCGAATATCAAGCCTTTCGTCGCACCGTTCGTTCTCCCGCCTGGCAACAACAGATTCTCAGCTTACCGATTGAGCAGCGCATTGCCTTAGCAGCACAGCTGCGCAATGACAGCCAAGCCATGGCGTCTGAAAAAGCCATGAGCATTATGGACGTAACGGAACAAGCTGTGATCGATTCATTGCAACAACATACTTGCACCGCCATTATCCATGGCCATACTCACCGACCAGAGATTCATCACAATGGACAATACATACGTTGCGTTCTAGGTGATTGGGACAAGTACATCTGGTTTGCTGAGGTCCAGCAAGGTCAATTTAAGCAATCACGCTCAAGCGTTGAAGCCTTCTTAAAACAAGGGCTAGAGGCTTTGCAAACGGTTCATCAACAAACGCTATTTCACTAG
- a CDS encoding tRNA-(ms[2]io[6]A)-hydroxylase, protein MLSAYPELVAFLPCQSPEAWVNWAIENQNLLLNDHAHCEKKAASTAMSLMYRYVDRDNLLHKMSRLAREELLHFEQVHKLMRNRDVAYEHLTASRYADGLRKHIRTHEPARLVDTLIIGAFVEARSCERFAVLAPHLDEELSKFYISLLKSEARHFEDYLALAEEYANESIDERVAFFRELEHKLITEPDVEFRVHSGPPSAA, encoded by the coding sequence ATGTTATCCGCGTACCCTGAGCTTGTCGCGTTTCTTCCCTGTCAATCCCCTGAAGCTTGGGTGAATTGGGCCATAGAAAACCAAAACTTACTTTTAAATGATCATGCGCATTGTGAAAAAAAAGCCGCATCAACGGCTATGAGCTTAATGTATCGTTACGTAGATCGCGATAACCTTTTACATAAAATGTCTCGTTTAGCACGAGAAGAGCTACTGCATTTTGAACAAGTTCATAAACTCATGCGCAATCGTGATGTGGCCTATGAGCATCTTACGGCATCTCGTTATGCTGACGGACTACGTAAACATATTCGTACGCATGAGCCTGCTCGCTTAGTGGATACCCTGATCATAGGTGCTTTTGTGGAAGCTCGTTCTTGTGAACGTTTTGCTGTATTGGCCCCACATTTGGATGAAGAATTGTCAAAGTTCTATATATCCTTACTTAAATCTGAAGCGCGCCATTTTGAAGATTACCTTGCCTTGGCTGAAGAATACGCGAATGAATCAATCGATGAGCGAGTCGCGTTTTTCCGCGAGCTGGAGCATAAATTGATTACCGAGCCAGACGTTGAATTCCGCGTGCACAGTGGCCCGCCGAGTGCTGCATAA
- a CDS encoding SUMF1/EgtB/PvdO family nonheme iron enzyme gives MNEFYQPTKLKIGQHVGVELDPYILNYPMDSQKTTWMADQGGRPFVLRFYQSDKGKVEEFLQNARKYTSIKHPAITPNYPPFYSNLWVFSCSAVCGGENLYSFLGKYPEGAPLNVVISLLDGIAKALDQAHNNNLLHGHLDLSSVQVVNGIGIMTGFGAHNWMQKIDDKDMDNRFIPPEYRKQDQKKSPAADRFAFMRLLMAALLGESILDKNLATDLPESHTHLSDNTWQKLVKWTRESEQARPKNLTEVIRLIRANLYKPDSQDESALKTYIRRQVKKVNKKLIGISAASVASLILALIFWPEANEDPIAIKPAPAKIEKQETPFEKLPKVLEEPLATGGTAPKVEKIPPATFLMGDQNRFGDDNEKPVHEVDIPNGFYISKYEVTFDQYDKFAQATGRSLPLDNGWGRGKRPAINVSWYDAKAYTAWLSEQTGQEYRLPTEIEWEYSARADSSTAFWYGNDVKPGYSVCDSCGSQWDAVSTGPVGSQASNPLGLFDMHGNVAEWIEDCYHDSYEGAPTNNQVWLDNQCDNRVLRGGSWFDIPRVGRSATRYRAQPDLKASNWGFRVVRVIQPL, from the coding sequence ATGAATGAATTTTATCAACCTACAAAATTAAAAATCGGCCAACATGTTGGCGTTGAACTGGACCCTTACATTTTGAACTACCCTATGGACAGCCAAAAAACCACTTGGATGGCGGATCAGGGTGGTCGTCCATTTGTCCTGCGTTTTTATCAATCAGACAAAGGTAAGGTAGAAGAGTTTTTACAAAACGCTCGCAAATACACCAGCATAAAGCATCCTGCGATCACACCTAACTACCCTCCTTTTTATTCAAACTTGTGGGTATTTTCTTGCTCGGCTGTGTGTGGTGGTGAAAACCTTTACAGTTTTCTAGGCAAATACCCAGAGGGTGCCCCTTTAAATGTGGTGATCAGCCTCTTGGATGGCATAGCAAAAGCGTTAGACCAGGCCCATAACAACAACTTGTTGCATGGCCATCTTGATTTATCGTCCGTTCAGGTCGTCAACGGCATCGGTATTATGACAGGATTTGGTGCACACAATTGGATGCAGAAAATTGACGACAAAGACATGGACAACCGCTTCATTCCGCCAGAATATCGCAAACAGGATCAAAAGAAGTCCCCAGCAGCAGATAGATTCGCCTTTATGCGGCTTTTAATGGCTGCCTTACTGGGAGAATCCATACTGGATAAAAACCTAGCAACCGACTTACCAGAATCTCACACACACTTAAGTGATAATACTTGGCAAAAACTCGTCAAATGGACCCGTGAAAGCGAACAAGCTAGGCCTAAAAATCTCACCGAAGTCATCCGCCTGATTCGCGCAAACCTTTACAAACCTGATTCCCAAGATGAATCGGCACTCAAAACCTACATTCGACGCCAGGTAAAAAAGGTCAACAAAAAGCTCATTGGTATTAGCGCTGCCTCTGTCGCCAGCCTAATACTAGCGTTGATTTTTTGGCCAGAAGCAAACGAAGACCCCATTGCAATCAAACCAGCACCCGCCAAAATAGAGAAACAAGAAACCCCGTTTGAGAAACTTCCCAAGGTACTGGAGGAACCACTCGCAACTGGCGGCACAGCCCCTAAAGTCGAAAAAATCCCACCGGCGACTTTTTTGATGGGCGATCAAAATCGCTTTGGTGACGACAATGAAAAACCCGTCCATGAAGTGGACATCCCCAATGGCTTTTACATCAGTAAATACGAAGTAACCTTTGATCAATACGACAAATTTGCTCAAGCCACTGGTCGAAGCCTGCCCCTTGATAATGGCTGGGGGCGCGGCAAAAGACCGGCCATCAATGTCAGCTGGTATGATGCAAAAGCTTATACAGCATGGTTGTCTGAACAAACAGGGCAAGAGTATCGACTGCCAACTGAAATCGAATGGGAATATTCTGCGCGAGCCGATTCCAGCACGGCTTTCTGGTATGGCAACGACGTTAAGCCCGGGTATAGCGTTTGTGACAGCTGCGGCAGTCAATGGGATGCCGTATCGACTGGCCCTGTCGGAAGCCAGGCCAGCAACCCTCTTGGTTTGTTTGATATGCATGGCAATGTAGCCGAATGGATAGAAGATTGTTATCACGACTCTTATGAAGGCGCCCCTACAAATAATCAGGTGTGGCTGGATAATCAATGCGATAATCGAGTACTACGCGGTGGTTCTTGGTTCGATATTCCAAGGGTTGGTAGAAGTGCGACACGCTATCGAGCACAGCCGGACCTGAAAGCCAGCAACTGGGGATTTCGTGTGGTGAGAGTGATTCAGCCCCTGTGA